Genomic DNA from Babylonia areolata isolate BAREFJ2019XMU chromosome 9, ASM4173473v1, whole genome shotgun sequence:
TGGAGTGACTTTTGATCTTGTGGACTTGTTTATGTTGCTTTTTGCAGataatattattttattatctacAACAGTAGTTGGTCTCCAGAGACAATTGAACAGCTCGTATTCAACAGCAACTAGATTAAAGCTTAGAGTAAATATGAATGAGTCAAATATTGTGTTTCGTAAAGGAGTCTTTCTGGCACATAGTGAGAAGTGGATGTATGTGAATGAAAAAATGGTTGTTGTCAGTGCTTACAAATATTTTGTTATTTACTTTAGAACAAAACTTGGTTTTCGTTTCACATGTTGTAATATTGCAAATAGAgcaaaaaaagttgttgttatCCTTTGTATTTTGTATAAATTGGATTGtaattcatttattgttttttctAAGTTGTTTGATACTCAGGTACAGCCAATCTTGCtttatggagcagaaatatgggcGTTACAGAATAATATAATAATAGAAAAGGTGCATTTGTATGCCATGAAGCGCTTTTTAAATGTAGACCatcgaacacctaatgattttgtttACAGAGAACTGGATAGGTATCCAATTTATTTGAACTCatatgtgaaatgtataaaatgcTGGCTTCAACGTACAAGAATGGATGACTTTTGATTACCTTTTAAGGCTTACAAGTTATTACGAAACTTATATAGTAACGGTAAGAAGACATGGTCTTCCAACATATGAAAATGTCTAAATTCATACAGATTTGCATTTGtttgggataaccagggtgtccAATGTATCTCAGGATTcttgaaatgttttaaacaaagaataATTGATTATAGGTGGCAGGACCATATGTATAATAGTGATAGATTTGCATAGTATAGATTTTTCAAGACAACGCACAAGATAGAACCttacattggaaaaaaaatgaatagatatgtaaagAGCGCTTTAAGCAAATTTAGATTCGGTGACTCTGAGATAGTtgccattgttttagatacagaaACGTAAGTGAACAGGAACTTATGTGCTGCTGTGCAGTCAGGCTTAAGAAGCCCAAATCcattttttgctttgttgtcctgcttttcatgatctcagagtgaaattaattCATTGGAAGTATTATACAGAACCAACTAATAACTGTTACCTTTCTTAGTGAGAATATGTATAatgttcttttgtattagccccttcagtatggagGCAAGGCCTTATTCTGAATaaatgttcatgttcttgtttgtcctctgtgtctctttacACACAAGCTGAATggaaaacacactctctctctctgtctccctgtctctctctctctctctctgtctgtctctctctgtctcattgaaattttaaaacaacacacatgcatggacaacATTCAAGAGCTTAAaattttcatgtttgtgtttttttttcggtttgtttgtttcaaattaTAGATGTAACCAGTTCAGTGATTCACCTtattgaatacttttttttaaagattatatatatatatatatatatttttttttttattgctggaGAGCTTTCCAGTGCCTTTTCAACATTGTTCTGTCTTAAGGGGGGCAAGCCCCCACCCCTgatccttgcccccctccccaaacaggGCTCTGCCCATGTACCCCACCTAAACTCCaacttttcagttgttgtttgtattttctgCCAGTTTGACCCATgcattaatgatgatgacataaATGTTTAGTTTCCCATGCTTCTCTGTTTCACCAGTTATTgcggaaagaaaaactgaaagagcAGAGGAAAGCAAAGCGTTCAGGAAACCTCACCAACAACTCCAGTCCTGGATTTGACAGTGAGCTGTTCGGACAGACAGACTATTACTTTGAAAATGGTAAATCTTGtggcttagttttttttttaatcccttcaataccatatatatatttttttttaggttaAGTTGAAGGAGTTAAGTGATTGTGGCTTTCCAGTCTGGATGTGGTGTTCACCCAGTCTAGCCCTGTGACTGATGATTTTTGTCAAATTCTGTTGTCGGTAGGTGGTTcagcaggtggtgtcctgtgttctgaATCAGTACAGGCACCGCTGAACCCCACCACAGTCACTTTGCAGGATTTCCTCTGGTGAGTTACCTCTCAGTCTCAGCATCGCTGACCTTCACAATCTTCGGAGGACTGCCGATGCAAGTAAATAAACCTGGGTACGACTATGACTGTAAATGGGGAGCCTGTGCAGGAGTGATGCATCTGAATGGGCTTGGGAATTTGAACAGAAGATAAATGATCTAAAACTGAACTATTAAGAGAACTTGAGAAGGAAAATAAatcattatatttttatatttttcctGTTGATAGATTTGTAAAACCACAGAAGCAAATAGGTCTAGTTATATCCTCAAAGATGGCAGAAAGGATTATCTGTGATGTTATATTTATCTTGCCAGACTAAAATGGATATGGCTCTTTGTCCTCAGTTGCTAGTATTATGGACTGCAAACACAACCATGCTTCATTTTGCTGTAAATATAATCATGCTTCATGTTCCTACAAACTTAATTATGCTTCATGTTGTGGATGTAGGGAAAAGACCTGGCTTGTGAGGATGATCactttgtgttcttgtttgtaaCAATGAAAGAAAGCAGTCTGAACATATGTTGCTCATGGGCATGTAGGATAGACATTCAACAGCATGCTGTGTAATTGTATAACACAGTAGTATCTCAGTGACTGCTATCTGCATTTCATCTCAACCATGAGTCATTTACTATTATATTGATAATTTTTCATAGGTCTGTCTGTgatgacaaaaagaaagggaCAGGGAAATGATTTGCAAAGAGTAAGACCCATGTTTTGACACAGTCagtagacctggaggaatctggtgaacagttcttcggTGCAGCACtgcagtgactcttcacagagttaaaggTGAAGAGGAAACAGAACAAGTATGTGATGATAGTTTAATTTCAGGCCAATATGCTACTTTTTCAGGTCCTTGGGTTCATCCCATGtaacttcagtttttctttcggTACATGCTGCTATGTTCTGTGCCTGTGAAGTTGTTTGTATTCAACCCTGTGTTAACTTCACTCTTGCCCCATACTTAGCTGGTAAAAGTGCCTTTGGATTGTAACTTTTCAGGCTTGCGCAAAGTGTACCCCTATCACTACACTTTCTCCACCTATGCCAAGGAGCGATGGTATGGACGTACTCTTCAGGACATTATGGAGATGGAATTCAGAGTTGATTCTCCAGATAATGTTGTGAGTGATGGTTGATGTTACAGTGTTTGTTTTGAATCAgtgtatgtttcttttctttgaattAATTGTTGAGTCACCAAATATAAATTGAGTGATGGATAATGTTAAGATTTTTATATTTGAATAAACATACATATTTCATAAACTAATGTAGTATgactttctctttgttttatcTACTGATGGAGAGTAACACAGACATGATTATAATATTGAatgaacactttaaaaaaaaaatgttctaatATTACAAAGTTTTGTCTACAGTTTTCAAGAGATAAATGAAATGGAACGAAGGGGAGTGTTTGAGACAGCGTTTTTAAATTGTTTGTAGAATATATTCTGTTTTAAGAAGTGTTTAGGTTGTGTAAAGATGGTTAGGTATCAGTGACATGATAATGCTTCATTGTGAACACCTGCAAGAATGTTGTCGTATGATGTTGCTAGCTTATGTAATATACCTGAATATTGCTGAATGCAAAACTGTGCTTCTGTCCACTCTGTGTGAGATTCATCTTAGGCATTGTTATCTGCACATGAACTCTTGGTAATGCTGTCATTTAGATCCATGATGCAATCCACAATACTTCACTTGTGTACAAAAGGGATTTAAAACAACAATGCAGTCAATAgtcagaatcagagacagagttGTTGATGAAATTGCAGAAACAGAAAACCTTCCTGCTAACAGGAGTCAGAATAGAAAGTCAGAATAGCAAAATGTTTTAAGTCAATGGTTTCATAACTTTTCTAAGGGTCCTGACTGTACTCCTTCAAGTATGCATTCCAGTCCATCAGTTTTGTTCCATTACTGATATTCAGCTGTTCAAATCTCCATCAGcggagacaaagacaggtagccacacatacagacataattATACTCTTACTCAGTAGCTCGCACACAAGCTGTATTTTTGCAGAGGTGATGCATACAACCTGGATTATATAAGGCTTGTATTGCAGAAAACATCAATGGCCAAGGGTTTGATGCGAGTGAATGGAAAGGTGGCAAAAATGGACCATATCATACGGAACGGGGATCTCATTGAACATGACATCCACAGGTATGTAGCTCCAGTGAGTTTCACACCTGCAGCATAGGATAATATCTACAGATGTGTTGTGCAGAACAGGATCACATCTACAGGTGTGTTGCACAGAACTGAATCACGTTGATCTCACATGATGATACTCAAATAGTCATGGGTGTGTTTACATTGGAACAGCATTGAGTGGATCAGTCAGCTCAatcgtttgcctgaacaagagagaacatggctaGATCAAGTTGCATCTCGGTCAAACAGTGTCTGTGcccatttgctgatgtggctcggagtctgagtgttcctaccaaatttaaggaagaagatggcagaatgtttaagatgctcagctgccaatacaaagtccatgagggtttgggttcgaatcccactcttgccctttttccaaagtttgactggaaaatcgaactgagggtctagtcattaggatgagacgataaacctagttccagtgtgcagcacgcatttggcacactgacaaagaacccatggcaatgagagtgttgttctctggcaaaattctgtagaagaaatccactcggatagtgTTTAGACTGGGGGAAAATGTGTATTTAGTTTTAAGTGAATTTGTTGTTGTCAGAGTTAGTTCACAGGTTAGGTTCGATTCTCAGTCAAGCATACATCTATGCACTCAAACAATCACTGCGCATTCATTCCTTTTTTACATAGCTGAGGACACAGTATACATTTATACACTTTATATATTGATCAGAAGTAATTATAACTTCACACACGTCAAATCTAAAGCTTTACACAACATGGAATTTCAAAAGCATAAAACATCCAAATTATAATCCTAATCCCAGGATGATCAACTCTCTCACCTGGCCAGGtttccattcacacactcacaacacagttCTGCCCCAACAGTCCCTCTTGCTTACTATAGCTGGCTCCTAGAATCAGGATGTCTGGAATGTCCTTTTCACACAGGTCTGTAGAATATCACACCTAGGTGGTCAGTCGTCTGGATCTTCTGTTGCTGGCAGACTGGAAAGTGTTTTTGTGGACGTTCTACGGGGAGATGTCTCTGCTcctcaatcttctttctttttcttcttctcgcttCAGTCTCTCTCCTGTCACCTCATGCCACAACCTATCTCTCCACCTTTCTTCTCACCAGTCTCTCTCACAAGCCTTTTGTTCTCTGTGTCTTAACCAGAAGTCCCCTTACACACACCTGTCTGGCTACTTTTATCCTCCTGCAGTGTGTACAATTGTATATGACGTGACCACTCATGTGACACAACATTTCCGTTGTTTTTCCAAGATAGAAAAGCACAAAACTCTTGCACACCAATTCACTATAAACTTTATATACATTTATATCTGCTTCCacctgacaacagcaacaaatcttTATATTTAGATGTGATTATATTAAAGGGACTGTTTATCTCCAATTTTACTGGTTAAAATGTATAAACTCTCTTTAGTCCTGAGGTGGGAGATCTGCAACATTCCACCTTTCAATATTCAGCTTCCTCGATACTGACCAACCGCCTTAACACAAGCTCGTCCACGGTGGTGCCCCAGAACCTGTTCCTTTCCAACATCATGTGCGGACCTTACTGCTGCCCTAAGCGTTACCTAGGAGATAGGCCGCGGAGTCTTGCCTGGCTCCTCCCTCATATGGCTGCCCAGCCACCTCTATGATTTGGAGTACTCAAATTTTCCTGCTCTCTTAAGTTCAAATCCTTGATAAAGTGTGGACACATTTCTGGTATCTATTCATCTTTGTCTAACCTGCTCCTCACAAAGTTTGAGTATAGCCTAAAGGATGTTCAGCAATTCTCTGCTCCCTTGacagataggtacacaactatatatgcatgcactcaaggcctgactaagcacattgggttatgctgccggttaggcatctgcctagcacatttggtgtagcgtatatggatttgtccgaacgtaatgtcgcctccttgagaaactgaaactaccaaattcagaatgttcctaccaaatttcctgattgttcccacaaacacttgacaggggttggcattcTCTGAATATAGAAAACAAATCATGAAGCTATGCCAGAAACACCACCCACAGCAGAGTACAACTCCATACCCTCCTGAGACTGAAAGATGAATACTGTAGAATACTATATGTCTTTATTTCCCGGTAAACCAGGATCACAGTGTTGGGGGACATGACTGAACTTATGCCTGATTTTATTTTCCCAGTGCTGTTTTTTCAGTCATGTTTTATGGGATCAATATTGACTGTTTGCAGCTCTGATACAGCCCTATATTGTCAGCTGGGCGAATAGCAACaacgataaataaatacataattgatagaatacatagataaataaaggaaCGACACTGTGGCAGACATGAGAATCCATTGACGTACTGGATCTGATACGGCCCTGTATGGTCAGCTGGGTTATTAGCAgcaatgatagataaataaacaaatgattaccggtaaataaataactgaatgaatgccACTGTGGCAGACATGAGAATCCATTGACGTACTGGATCTGATACGACCCTGTATGGTCAGCTGGGTTATTAGCAgcaatgatagataaataaacaaatgattaaataaataactgaatgaatgccACTGTGGCAGACATGAGAATCCAGTGACGGGGAAGCCCATAGAGATCTTGGAGGACACAGAGGACGTGGTGGTGATCAACAAACCAGCCTCCATCCCATGTCACCCCTGTGGCAAGTTCCGCTTCAACTCCATCGTCTTCATCATGGGCAAAGAGCTGGGCTATGCCAACCTGCGCAGTGAGTGCTCTAAATTTTGAGTGTTACACTGGCTGGGGTCTGTGGATGGATGTTGctggttttggggagggggaggggttaatttgtttttgtatgcatTCGTACactgtgtgtttgcaagtgcatCAAGTCTTGAGCACTACATTGGGtaggtgggtttgtgggtggatattttttatgttatttatttctgTAATGTCAGTTCAAGTCAAAATTACCTTTACTGGGGAAAAATAGTAAGCTTTGTAATACTTATGTCAAGTCAAAATTATCTTTAGGTTAAAGGGGTAAGTTTtgtactgtgtgcgtgtgtgtgagtgcctacatgtgcgtgtgttagtgtttgaTATGTTAGATGTTGACAGAAATAGGTGTTGATTACAAATGTACagggtgtgtacatgtatgtgtgtgtctagtaTTATGATGATGCAGATCAAGGTGGATATTCATGGATAGATGGATGCTGACCAAGGTAGATGTTGGGACCGTGTGGTTGACATGACTGTGTGGACTGTTGTGTACAGGGTTGGAGTGGTTGTAAAAATGTGATTTGTGATTAAGAtgattttatattgtttgttgtaCTGGCAACTGGAAAAGTCCTGGAGTGATAGATCATGTCATGTCAGAAATTGTTGTTGGTCTTATTCAGTATTTGTGTGGTTCTATGTAATCTTTTAAAATTATGTTCTACTTTGTAATGTTCCTTGAGCATAACTGTCTTAATGGAAGATGCAATATAAATGAAATAGTATGTTATTATTGCCAGCACTGGGGTGTGATAGGGTTGGTTAGTGGGTAGACTGGTGCATAAGCaaaaggagtgggtgtgttggggtcgctgtgtgtgattgtgttttgaGAGGGAATAGATGGAGTGGTAGGTGTGCAGGagtctttttttatgtatgttagTATTTAAATGCAtggtgcacacactcacacatgcaaacacatgtgTGCTCAAAAACACATATGTACAACAGtgtaaaactgcacacacacacacattcatgcatgatcgcacgcacacaggcactcactcatttacacactctcactcacacacacacacacacacacacacacacacacacacacacacacacacacacacacacacaaatcacatgaaTCTCTGTCATACTGACAACAGAACAAATAAAAAGCTGATATAGTGATAATTGATATGCAGTATATACATATTACATAttatctgtgctgtgcagacataTATCGCCTGGATCGTTTAACATCCGGTGTCCTGATCTTGGGAAAAACGGCTCGTAAAACTAAGGAGCTGGAGAATCACGTTCTACATCGCCGTGTCCACAAGGAGTATGTGGCTCGTGTCGTGGGCGAGTTCCCTCCGTAAGTCCTGTGTGGCTTTGCTGTGACACACGGGTACGCGCATACATGCAcaagcgcgcatacacatacacaagcacatggTTATTTTGTATGTTATGAAAACAGAGGGGCATGCACGGGCAAGCACATGAGCATACACGCAAGgctgtgcattcacacacactagacacacagagacacacacacacacacacacgcacgcaaacgcacacacccacactgatcaAGGGAACTAATTTCATCTTCCAGTTCTTTGCagctgtttgtgtatgcatgtgtgagtgtgtgtgactgcatgcacttgtgtttgtatgtgtgttagacagtgttttctttgtgtgtgtgagttaaagaGGAATATGCAAAAAAAGGATTGATCAGAACAATTTTATCAACATCTCATAAACACTAAAAACTAACATTAAAATGTAACATTTGAAATGTAACATCAGTTGACAAAttatttgactctgtgtgtgtgtgtgtgcgtgcctgtgttgaTACATGTGCAGAGAAGAGATAACAGTGGACAAACCTTTGGACTGCCTGTCGCACAAGCTGACATTGTGGCGAGTTGTGGAGAAGGGAGGTAAACCCAGTCGTACAACTTTCCAGCGGCTCAGCTACAATGGACAGACCAGTCTCGTCAAATGTGAGTATTGCTGCAGGTTTTttctgtttgggtgtgtgtgtctctggacGTGTGTTGGCATGCATGTGCTTCATGCATGCCTGGATGGATGTTTATGCTTCTGTTTGCTCTGTGCCTCCCAGTATGTTTTTATGTACATGATACGTGTATGTATGATTATATGTTGAAGAAGATAGTTCCTCACAGTATGAGTattgcatgtacacatgcatgtttaTATGATAATGGGCAAAAAGTTGTCCCAGATCAGAAGTGAACTCTCCCACCCAATCACTCTGCAGGCAATGTAAAAAAGAATGAAATTTGCCACTCAGTATGGCAGCATCTGAAAACTGCACATGATGCCCCTTTTTGTCCTAATGTATGTTGTTTTGTCCATAAAGTCTCTTTGCCACTGGGGGTCAATGAATTGTTTAACAGATGAACTGATTGTACTGCTGCTGTTAATAGGGTGTGGGTGATGTGACAACCGAATCGGGTTTGTTGCAGGCATTCCACACACAGGGAGAACTCATCAGATTCGTGTGCACTTGCAGTTCCTCGGtaagattttgtgtgtgagtatgcatacacacacacacactgtcacaagcaggcataaatacatgcacacatacacacacacaaacatatatacttgCACATGCActcatataaatacacacactcatgcatctaccgcgcctgcacacacacacatgcacgcatgcgagcgtgcatgcatacatatgcacacataaacacacaagacGGGCAAACAATTCCTATTATATCTAGTACCGTATTTACAGAAATTCActtaattattattgtcatttcttcTGCGTTTGCCATATCTTTTGCTGAGCAAGACACTTTGGATGATAGGATCTACCCCatgattgttgattttttttttatctgtacgTAGGCTGCACTTGACAATAAGATGCTCTAAATTTATTGTTCAAGGTTGTCCACAGACAGCTGTCTTCAACCCGATATCAAGTCAAagtaatgaattaaaaaaatagaaaggaaagaggaaaagtgGTTGTGGAgtcaacaaacagaaaagagtgcgtctgtgtgttcaGGTCACCCCATTGTCAACGATCCTTACTACAACAGTTCAGCATGGGGACCGCAGCGAGGGAAGGGAAGCCACTGTGACGTGTCCTTTGAAGAGGTGGCCtgcctttgtttgctttttttttttttttttttttttggtgtggggtgggggggggggggggatagttgaCTGCATATTAATTTTGTTACCTGATGAGAAAACCCAGTCCATTCATaacttttttgtcttttgtaatcACATCTCTCTTTTTGTTGCCTGTTTTTACTGTAAGCATCTGTCACCTCAGTATCATTATCCTCACATAAATTTTAGAAGAAAATGGTGCTCTTGtcttttgttttactgtttgaaAAAAGAGGCTGCAACAGTTTTTGATGATCATGTTGTAATCTGTTTTCTTTTACAAAGTTTTTGGTACTGACAACATGAGTTCAGAAGTGATGATCAGCACTTACCAGGAGACAAAAGGGAGCAAGTCATGGCTAATGACACAGATGAATGTCAGACTTCAGTTGTTAATTTTCAGCTTAATTAGAATTGATGTGTTTCTGTGCATATGTCACAGTGTGTAACAGTGCATGTGTTGGTCAAGATGCATCCCTgtgtgcttggggggggggggggggggggtatgaaagaAACAGCTGGCATGCTGTGCTCTGTATGTCTATCACATGCACTATGAGAATCATTATGCAAGAATTCCTATATTGATGCCATTCATTACTATGTCATGTAACACAGTGCTGTTTATACACCACAGCTGTGTCAGCGCATCATGAAGGAACATAATGTGGGCCTGTGGTGTGACGGAGAGAACCCGCTCTTCAGTCAGCGCCTGGCTGAGACACGCCTTTCCCAGCAGCCCCCACATCGCACCGAGGACAAGACCGCCATGCAGGaagacaacagcaataacaccgACACACGTCCAGTGATggaagaggaagggagtggggacAGCAGCTATCAACCCCCTGCCAAGAGACTCTGTCGGGATTCTTCCCTCTCCCCGCTTCCTGCTGAATCCTGTGTGGGCTCTGACCCTGTGAACCCTGCCTCTGTGAACCCTGACCCTGTGAACCCTGCTTCTGTTAACCCTGCCCCCGACACGTGTGTTGATATTACCCCAGAAGTCCATGTGTGTCCTGAAACCGGTGTGAGCTGTGCACCCAAACGCGGAGAAAACTCAGATGATGGGAATGAGAAACCAGCTTCAGAGGGCTGCAACCTGATGGCAGCGGAAGAAGCAGGTGGTTGTGCAGTGAGGAAGGGAATGGTGGAGCAGAAGGGGTTCGACCCTCAACGGTGGGTGCCAGACTCGAACTGTGAGAGCTGTCGGCTCAAGTACATTGATCCTAAGCCCACCgacctcctcctctaccttcatGCTCTGCGTTACAAGGTTGGGGGCcatagttttggtggtggtggtggtttttgatttgtttgtttctgtttgtaagCCTGTGTTTTGTGTAGTTGTATTTAGTTTTAtctctttccattcttttttgaCTCTGATGgtagtctgtgtgtgagtgagcttgcatgcacacatatttatgtgcgtgtgtttgtgtgtgtgtataaaatacgTATGTGCTCATGGTTGTGTGTGAATACCTTTTCTTTGCCAttgcgtgtgtgcacatatgtgtgcaaAAGTGTACTAAAGCATCATTCAGGGTGATAGTACGATTGTGAGAAAgaaacaagattcaagattcaaaaactttattactcaaggataaagattttaggcatcacccagtcttccaatctgtccttgtgacaacaataacaataacaacatacgaTAAcgacataaaaataataattttgttaacactgctacatccactgctactacaacgaagaatgatcaccatcatcagaaAGAGTGAGCATGTATGTGCATCTGCATTTTAAATATATGGCCATTTAGGCAGCTACACTGTTCTGTTTTGGGGGGTAATAATACCGTCATTAATGGTTCCTAGACAGTGGGcttaactgttttgttttgggtggtaATAATACCATCATTAATGGTTCCTACATAGTGGGCTGAAGTGTTCCATTTCGGGAGGTAATAGTACCGTCATAAATGGTTCCAACACAGTGGGCTGAATGGTTCTGTTTCAGGGGGTAATAATACCGTCATTAATGGTTCCTACACAGTGGGCTGAACTGTTGCAGGGCCCAGGCTGGGACTACAGGACCAAATTACCAGACTGGGCGGCGGATGACTGGCAGGAGCCTGAGGAATACAAGAAGTACCTGCAGTGAGGTGCCTGtccagtgatgtcagtgtggaTGACAACAAGATCTAATCAGATACCTGAATTTAGTTGACTCTGACTCTAGCATGTGTGAAACCAAGATCGTATTAGATACCTGCATTGAGCTGACTCTGACTCCAGTGTGGATGAAACCAAGATCTTCTTAACAGATACCTACATTGAGgtgattatttttttattcagtgtTGGTGAGAATGAGATTTTCTGatcaagtgtctgctgtgcagtTTCTAGTGAACTCAGTTTGGGTGTGTGACTTCAGCTGATCAGTTACCtgcagggagggaagggagagagaaaaatgctTGAACAATAATATTACCAATTGAGTGCACAATGTACATTCAAAAATCTATGTAAGCTGCTCTTACCAGAAGTATTGAAAGAACACAGGAAAAAAGAACGTAGGAGAGAAAAAGGAGTGGGGGGAATGATGACAAAATCAAAATgcattggaaacacacacacacacacacacacatgctcacacacacatatacatgctcaTTCGCACAcatacctgctcacacacacacacacacacacacacacacacacttttcttatCTACTGTCACTCTTTGTGAACAGACGTTAGATCGATGAACagcaacatacacacatgacagCCCATGAAGATTTGAGAATAAGGTGCAAATACGAATTTGAAGAGAAAAGAtgacacaagaagaaaaagaagagatggaaagaaaagaagacaaagactCCATCTTCAGGAAGCAAGGAAGATCCTGAAAAGCAAAGTTACATAGAGgcaaaaaagggaagaagaacaacaaaatgcAGAAGAAAGGTGATCAACAATGAGCAccttcacacacatgcaacacacatctCTCAATCACAGAAGTCAAACAACATCAGGCAGGTCGGACTGTTCATAAACGAGT
This window encodes:
- the LOC143286071 gene encoding pseudouridylate synthase RPUSD2-like isoform X2: MEISSMAGQTIQRVPVHDNHSRLIQSRVRYFASKKRPLAFTLSARANMSNSGCNVGNKEKEEQFLEVERPGPQDNNTEMEKSATCTTVRAEEKPVQGTACADSVDEKTMEICPGVPDGNTSEQTRSAPSSKKPSQSPQVSQLSKRAQRKLLRKEKLKEQRKAKRSGNLTNNSSPGFDSELFGQTDYYFENGLRKVYPYHYTFSTYAKERWYGRTLQDIMEMEFRVDSPDNVKTSMAKGLMRVNGKVAKMDHIIRNGDLIEHDIHRHENPVTGKPIEILEDTEDVVVINKPASIPCHPCGKFRFNSIVFIMGKELGYANLRNIYRLDRLTSGVLILGKTARKTKELENHVLHRRVHKEYVARVVGEFPPEEITVDKPLDCLSHKLTLWRVVEKGGKPSRTTFQRLSYNGQTSLVKCIPHTGRTHQIRVHLQFLGHPIVNDPYYNSSAWGPQRGKGSHCDVSFEELCQRIMKEHNVGLWCDGENPLFSQRLAETRLSQQPPHRTEDKTAMQEDNSNNTDTRPVMEEEGSGDSSYQPPAKRLCRDSSLSPLPAESCVGSDPVNPASVNPDPVNPASVNPAPDTCVDITPEVHVCPETGVSCAPKRGENSDDGNEKPASEGCNLMAAEEAGGCAVRKGMVEQKGFDPQRWVPDSNCESCRLKYIDPKPTDLLLYLHALRYKGPGWDYRTKLPDWAADDWQEPEEYKKYLQ
- the LOC143286071 gene encoding pseudouridylate synthase RPUSD2-like isoform X1, producing the protein MVCLLQFHIRRVHHAMRLRQALTGIFSLPVCSENALPVRTHIYLTCVRPVFRSIGISFIRSQTIQRVPVHDNHSRLIQSRVRYFASKKRPLAFTLSARANMSNSGCNVGNKEKEEQFLEVERPGPQDNNTEMEKSATCTTVRAEEKPVQGTACADSVDEKTMEICPGVPDGNTSEQTRSAPSSKKPSQSPQVSQLSKRAQRKLLRKEKLKEQRKAKRSGNLTNNSSPGFDSELFGQTDYYFENGLRKVYPYHYTFSTYAKERWYGRTLQDIMEMEFRVDSPDNVKTSMAKGLMRVNGKVAKMDHIIRNGDLIEHDIHRHENPVTGKPIEILEDTEDVVVINKPASIPCHPCGKFRFNSIVFIMGKELGYANLRNIYRLDRLTSGVLILGKTARKTKELENHVLHRRVHKEYVARVVGEFPPEEITVDKPLDCLSHKLTLWRVVEKGGKPSRTTFQRLSYNGQTSLVKCIPHTGRTHQIRVHLQFLGHPIVNDPYYNSSAWGPQRGKGSHCDVSFEELCQRIMKEHNVGLWCDGENPLFSQRLAETRLSQQPPHRTEDKTAMQEDNSNNTDTRPVMEEEGSGDSSYQPPAKRLCRDSSLSPLPAESCVGSDPVNPASVNPDPVNPASVNPAPDTCVDITPEVHVCPETGVSCAPKRGENSDDGNEKPASEGCNLMAAEEAGGCAVRKGMVEQKGFDPQRWVPDSNCESCRLKYIDPKPTDLLLYLHALRYKGPGWDYRTKLPDWAADDWQEPEEYKKYLQ